From a region of the Penaeus vannamei isolate JL-2024 chromosome 2, ASM4276789v1, whole genome shotgun sequence genome:
- the BBS1 gene encoding BBSome complex member BBS1 encodes MLYEILDSLRQEVGECGLTTRSQRFLMCPDHQSQVAFLDQHKGFLLKRQTVVTCFSTMKKSHAEDDAISCLVLGTESANIFILDPEAFTILNSMSLPSVPVFLSVSGLYDVEYRVIVACRNGHIYTLKRGTKVGRPTAELASQPIGLLRRDKSIIVATMDQNLHSYNNKGKRLWTLKLPAPVMCMETLEIRTLGLKLTGLGMSDHRVLIYRDKHLVDTIYTEDSVAAMKFGRFGREDNTLILVLKGGGMLVKILKRTARFDLDDMQGPAQVQSLKLNIPKKTKLFVDQTMRERENSVLMHRVFQHDLYRLRLNTARAYVEALETSSNPVCLSQTEPLKLSAQVLGLGPTFKLRVELQNTSSSSPSLQLAVIFHCDDRIYSVNRSYIQPIKRKWSSQYTTITKHFSTFQNISIVLQILTWPLGGNNSAMPGWNKTLTDIGSNMWMMILMKQGASCAGQLVSSPFLLFFITFCPRFKCDTHAERMKGWLCSDFPSLLTTFCHLSRRRRRKLIAAPGNRKFYTFYITVFINLRRKWYRENGYANQSPRAKWQHWHYARHSFLRHGGYSHTFSGGHVLCTEYGEGEKSTLKFATHHHEFL; translated from the exons ATGTTGTACGAGATCTTAGATTCGTTGAGGCAAGAGGTGGGTGAATGTGGCCTTACCACACGTTCTCAACGCTTCCTCATGTGCCCTGACCATCAGTCACAAGTAGCATTCCTAGATCAGCATAAGGGATTTCTTCTTAAGCGCCAa ACAGTTGTGACATGTTTCTCCACCATGAAAAAAAGTCATGCTGAAGATGATGCAATTTCTTGTTTGGTCTTAGGAACCGAAAGTGCCAATATTTTCATCCTGGACCCGGAAGCATTTACAATTCTCAACAGT ATGAGTCTTCCCAGCGTGCCTGTTTTCCTTTCGGTATCTGGTCTGTATGACGTTGAGTACAGGGTAATAGTGGCGTGCCGCAATGGCCACATTTACACGTTAAAGCGAGGGACCAAGGTAGGTCGGCCAACAGCAGAACTGGCATCTCAACCTATAGGTTTACTTCGACGTGACAAGAGCATCATTGTAGCCACTATGGACCAGAACCTCCACTCATATAATAATAAG GGTAAACGGTTGTGGACTCTCAAACTGCCTGCTCCTGTGATGTGCATGGAGACGTTAGAAATTCGCACTTTAGGCCTCAAACTGACAGGCCTTGGTATGTCAGATCATAGAGTACTAATCTATCGTGATAAACATTTGGTGGACACCATTTACACAGAAGACAGTGTAGCAGCCATGAAATTTGGTCGCTTTGGACGGGAAGATAACACTCTTATACTTGTGCTGAAAG GTGGAGGTATGCTTGTTAAAATCCTAAAGAGGACAGCTCGGTTTGACTTGGATGACATGCAAGGGCCTGCTCAGGTTCAGTCCCTGAAACTCAACATCCCTAAAAAGACCAAGCTATTCGTTGATCAGACCATGCGTGAGCGAGAGAATTCAGTCT tgATGCACAGAGTGTTCCAGCATGATCTTTATCGACTGCGTCTGAACACAGCCCGGGCTTATGTAGAGGCGCTAGAGACAAGTAGCAATCCTGTGTGTCTCTCCCAAACAGAACCATTGAAACTCTCGGCACAG GTGTTAGGCCTTGGCCCTACGTTCAAATTGAGAGTTGAACTTCAAAATACCTCTTCATCATCCCCATCTCTACAGTTGGCTGTGATTTTCCATTGCGATGACAGAATCTACAGTGTCAACAGATCATATATTCAG CCAATTAAAAGAAAATGGAGTTCCCAATACACGACAATCACTAAGCATTTCTCAACTTTCCAGAATATTAGTATTGTTC TCCAGATTTTAACATGGCCCTTAGGAGGAAATAATTCTGCGATGCCTGGCTGGAACAAGACTTTAACAGACATTGGCTCGAACATGTGGATGATGATCCTCATGAAGCAAGGTGCAAGCTGTGCAGGGCAActtgtttcttcccctttccttctcttcttcatcaccttctgTCCTCGTTTTAAGTGTGACacccatgctgaaaggatgaaaggctggctttgt TCTGATTTTCCGTCACTCTTAACTACTTTTTGCCATTTGTCACGGCGTAGGAGGCGTAAGCTtattgcggctcctggaaatcgtaaaTTTTATACCTTCTATATCACCGTttttatcaatttgcgcagaaaatggtatagag AAAACGGTTATGCAAACCAAAGCCCGCGAGCCAAATGGCAACACTGGCATTATGCTCGTCATTCATTCTTGAGACATGGAGGAT ATTCCCACACTTTCAGTGGTGGGCATGTCTTGTGTACGGAATACGGCGAGGGTGAAAAGTCCACTTTAAAATTTGCCACTCACCATCATGAGTTCCTATGA